The Dioscorea cayenensis subsp. rotundata cultivar TDr96_F1 chromosome 16, TDr96_F1_v2_PseudoChromosome.rev07_lg8_w22 25.fasta, whole genome shotgun sequence sequence atggacaAATCTTGGGCAGAATAATACcgaaattcaaaatttcaaaacaaaagtaaacGATGGCTTTTCCGTAATATTGTACGCAAATCAGGGGTAAAATATTTATTCCAAAAAAGACACCGGAAAAAAAGGGTTTAGAAAAGGACCGGTTTgaagctcttcttcttcttctccacgaCGGCTCAGCCTCATTTCTCCGCCGGCGCCGCCTCCGCCGCCGCCACCACCGCCGTCTCCGCTACGGAAGCCAGCTTCTGTAGATTGAGCCTCACAACAGTGTCAGCGAACAATCTCGTATCCTCCTCCGTGTTCCCATCCGGCACATCCACAGCGTACGATTCCAAAACAACGGACCAGATCTCGCCGGCATCTCCACGGAACTCGGTCACCGTCGTCACTGATCGGTAGTTCCGAAGACGATGCTCTCCGCCAACGATCGAGAAGCCGAAGACGAGGTTATCATCATCTAGGATATCGAGGCGTTCGGTGCTGGTGCTCGCCGGGAGGCCAGAGATGACGCTGACTTCTCGGAGGCAGCCGACGGTGATCTCATCCGCCTCGACGGCAACGGAGCAGCTACGGACGAAGTGCTTGTAGACCTGAGGCCGATCGAAGCGACGAAAGCACAGCCCAGACGGCGGAGGCCGGGGAACGAACTCGTTGGGTGAGTAGTGAGGAGCAACGCCCAGGGCCTACGCGATACTGATGGTGAGCTTCGATCGTGGGCTTTAGCTGCTCGTACTCCTCCTCCATTAGGTTTGCCGGAGCTCCGGCAATCTCCATCTCCTCCGATCTCAAGCTCTCTTCTCCGCCACCGCCCTccattgctctctctctctctctctgagaTCGGgaattggtttttttgttttcattttataaagaaaacgTTTTCTCAGGAGGGTTGGAATTTGAGATTTGGAATCATTGGAGGGGTGGAAATTGCAAAACGGGGCGGAGATTGGGACACGTGTCAGTCGGATGGCTTCGCTAAGGGCGATGGTCGGCTTCGAGCCGACAGGGATTCACTCTACTCAGCTgagccaaataaataaattaattaaagaaatatattttttttttgcatgtcaGCCCcgcttttaatttttatttactttttttaaactctCAGAACTGTTCTATCATGTAAATTTacttttcaataaaatgaataaaataaatatacttaaataaataatttgaaactcCAAAATTAGTTTATGAAGAATACGAAAGGTTAATTATgctattttaatgtttaaaaaaattggtcaaTGCTTTAGTCATGGAGGAATGATGTAATACATTTGCTTTGAATACTAAATAAATGTTGCTTCAATTAGTCAAATATCCTTTTAAAATGGAagatatatgatttaatttattattattattattattattattttgaataaataatgttatataaaaattagttttttatgaaataaaaaataaaaagaaaatgtaataGTGATGAGGAGCTGATGTGGAGCATGACATGCATGGAAAGCAACAGAATGCGGCTCCACTGATAACTATGGTTAATTGTGAAAGGACCAAAATATCCTTCATCTAATTAAGAGCTCATCAACAAATAAGAAgctcattaataaaataaaaccattgATTATCTAAAGTTAATCAACTTTTAAGCTTTGTTTCTTTGCATTCATTTGTTAATTGTTATGGAAGTCCAATTAGATGGAATCTTGTTTCTCTTATCACTAATTGGGCACACAAACAGAGCACTAATCACTTGTGTTTATTTAAATCAAGATATCATTCCACTCAATTCCAcaatattaaaatgaaaaaatgagtaCAACTTTAGGGAAATATgccatatattttattgattgttcctccatgctaattatttttttaacattaaaaaatgtGAGAATATCTTCAACTTGACAATTAAGAATAATATATCAACGCTTTAGAATTACAACTTTTTTTTAGTGTCATCAAATCCCCTAAAGAAAGGACAAGAAGCATGCGTGTATCCATTGTTTTACGTACATGATATTTCCATTAATATTATCAAACATTTCTGTTTTGAGATAATGCGCATAttgcgtgtatatatatatttataaaattaaaattcttattACATCAATGAAAACAgttaattttttggatttaggaatattccttctttttatacataataataatttttttttttctattttttatttaaactttaGATCAAAAGAGTACTAATGAAATGAAAATGCATGTTCGGTTGTGAATTAGAAGTGTTAAAATTGCATGATGACATTTTACAGATAATGGTtacaagaatataaaaaattgataaaaatatgaaaatggtTAAATAAGCTTATCCACTTCCATAAATTACATAGAACTTTGGTTTAATTAATACaatcttaaatttatatatatatatgcatgatagaatatttaaataaaaaactatagatatatatatatatatatatatatatatatatatatatatatatatatatatatatatatatgaaaatagaGTCATATTTCTTCGGGGTATATTAGTAtatgaaattacaaatatatCATCCCAAATATTAtcctttaatttatattgagattgctatacataaatatttaaataactttaaagttatatatatttgttattgatgtgattttattatattttcagttataatcatttaaaaaaataataaatttatactttataagtaatatttaatatttataataaatttaataatacaggatattttataaacataataaaaaaacgttttttaaattttaattattatttttcaattaaaaaaagctctattttcatatatattttattcaccAAACGATACGTTttgaattttcttctctttttttattattaataataataaataaaaaaaatttgggtatTGCGactgttttgtttttttctgtaGATCACGCGCGGCGCACGTGCCTCAAGCGTTTGATATCGAGAAGGCTCTCGAGGGTTTTCTCCAAAACCCTCGCTAACCCTCGCCGGCTTCCGATGGCCAGAGACGGCAAGCCACCGCCTGTGATTGCGGTCCTCTCCTCCGACGAAGAAGAGGATTATCATCGTCGTCATGTGAAAAGGGAAGGTGAAAGGCGGACGAGAAGGGAGAAATGGCGGATGTTCTCGGGTGTGGAGGTGAAGACTGCGGAGGAGAAGCTCGGTGACGATGATGATTGCTGCATCCTTGGGTGTAATCTCAGTTATGcgttgatgaagatgaatccCTTGCATGAAGAGAAAGATGACGATGTCTCCATTGTCTTCGAACGAGGCCAGGtaaaggtttttctttttttcttctatagGGTTTCTTATTGATGATGTttggtttaattcaaaactagATTGAATTTTCAGACAATTTTTCAACTAGATTCAAATTAACGAAGAAAATAGATTTTAAGAACTCAAGCACGACTTGATTTTGCATAGAAGATGATCATAGCTTATGGTTAGGGTTAGGATTTTAGAATTACAAATTTGATTGAGAGATTAACAAAGAGATGAGAGTTGTCGttggagaagagaaaaaaaagtcgTTTTTGTGATTAAGTTGCATTAGAATGTCATGAAATGAAAATGGATTTGGCTTTATGGAAGAATGCTTAAATTTGTCTAATTAGAGCATCATGTTCAGAAGTTCATAGATTGCGGATTTGATCGACAAACAGTGTTATTAAAAGCAAGAAAGGCGTTCGTCTAGGTGCGTAGACGAGGCGAGGCAAGGCTCTAGCGCCTCAACACCCCCGGGCAAGGCACCTCCAATGAGGCTAGCCCAGGACCCCTTTTGTCCAGATGCTAGGCATAAAAAAggctgttttttttcttcttgctaTCGGCTCTATATTTAATGCTTTCAATTAGTGTTAATTGGGATTTTAAAAAGGCACACTTattaacaaagaagaaaataaatttaagagaaaaactaggtgatttttaaaaaaaggcacATTTActtataaagaaaagaaataagttTAGGGAAGAAAAACTAGgtgattttaaaaacaaaaggcaTATGTactaataaagaaagaaataaatttaaaagagcAAGAACTAGGTGATTTTAAAAAGACATACTTACTaataaagaatgaaataaattaagggGAGTAAAACTAGGTGATTTAAGTGTATAgttgcttttttaaaaaaaaaataatgagtgaATTAAatgattaactaattaattagagaaaattgaaaAGACAGTAAAAGTAGCACTCTAAAACTACTGATGGAGTTGAAGCTATGGCttagatgatgaggatgatgatattgAAAAATTAGATGACTTTGAAGATAAAGTTTGCACTCTAAAAACTTGAGTAGTTTTAGAAGTCTTAATAGTGTTTTTCTTGACAAATGTTTTATGTTGATagctgtttgtttgttttgctttgtGCTTGGTGTTTTCCATGTCTTGTTCTCTCATAAAAAAGACGAGCAAGGAAGTAGAAAGCTCAATTGATGAATGATGATATTGATGCATCAGATATGACTATACTTTATCATGTTATttggtttttgggtttttagtGTTGCAAGAATTAATTTTGAGTGTTAAGCTTCATTCTGAATTTGTCCAGTCTgctgctttttttaaaaatccttttttGGCATTCtgttcaatttcttttttttttaactgaaaTGATTAAGTACCTTGCAAAATATGTTTGTAGGTAGCTTGCAAGGATTTCCCTCACTCACGGCATTTATGTGTGAAATATCCCTTCAGCAAGACATCCCATGAGAGCTACTGCAAACAGGTATGGTTTCTCatctgttgtttttttttcagtgtTGGTATATCAGATTGATGTTGAAGACCATTAATGTATTGTTTCATATATGTGTATCCTTTTCTGCGTCAGATTGTAgctaaaatttcattaaaaatttccaGGTGGTAACTTGTAAGTGGTAGTAACTTGTAAGAGGAGATGGTGAGAAAAGGAGAGAAGCCATTTCTTATTCTAATTATAGTTAAAATGAGTCcattttagagattttttttagatcaccaaaaaaaatagttgtgcaaacaaaaaccataaaGATTGGTTATTACTCAACACTTATGTCTTGGTATTTGCTTGCTCAACTACACCTTAGTTTATTCAGATCATATTGTTTATATAGCTCAATGCTGAAATTGTTGTCTATTAGAAGTTTAGAGCTTTACAATTTTTCTTGAGATAACCTCTTACAATGTTTGACCATTTTTATCAAGTATATTTTGAGTATTTTAAATGCTGCTCATAATTTTACGGATTTTTGTACCCACTCATACCATTCGGTTTTTGGTGTAAGTGGAAATTTTGATCTTTCACCTCTCCTTTTCTCAGTCATAGTAAATGGGTGACTCCTAATTTAATCATTAGAATGTCCTTTCACTGATGCTTTTTAACATTGATGTGCAatggcaatttttttcatttgtcaaAGAGACAGGAGGTAAGTTTCTGATATTTGACAAACTATGGGTTGATTAAATTTCGAGGTTCAATCGATTCGACAGTAAATGTTCTGTCTTGTAGAAACACACAGATCATTTTGTTGCCAACCTGCACTTAAAATGGACAATTTAGAGGCATGCAACTTTGCGGTTTTAGCGGTGATGCAGGTAGAGAGATTCATTACTGTAGATATATAGTAGAAGACTCTTTGATGACAGATATTTGTATCTCGCATAAATTATTATCCAAATGTTTTACTATTTTGTCTCTTTGAAGTGAAGGAATAGAAATTGGATTCTTTCTCATACCcaataattatgtaaaactcCATAGTTTTTATATGCTTGAGAATTTTCGATTCTGATTGCGAGTTTTTGTTAACTGGTGCAGTGCTATTGCTACGTCTGTGATGCTACGGCTCCCTGCAAAAACTGGACTGGATTGTTAGGACATTGTCATGCATCAGATACAGGCAGTAGATGGCAGGATTTGAGAAAATCTAGACCCTAAATTACCATGGTGAAGATATCTGTATGGGAAgtttttgagattttattagTGGTGGTAAGTGTAGATTTTAGAACGGCCGAAAATTTCAGATGAGTGCAGGAAGTCTCGAGTCTTTTACTTATTACACTTCTTTACTAGTTTCAGGAAATGTTTTGGTTTTCGTATTTCTATTTCAATATAAGTTAAATCTAAATTtcaatatgtatacatatatacatatgagtATCAATCATCTAGAGATGTCCCACAACATTCATCATCCAACgattgttgttttattataaatataagttaaatctaaatttcaatatgtatacatatatatacatatgagtATCAATCATCTAGGTGATTTAACGGTTGCTATAGGGAcgtctttagatttattttttttttatgttttaaaatatattgtctTTATATATAAAGGGTGGTTTATGagcagttttttttaataaattttttttttcacgaAGTACATGCATACCATGCACGAGAAGTGAAATTACTTGCCACTCCCTCCGCTTTTCTGAAATGTCATgtaattcattaaaattta is a genomic window containing:
- the LOC120279219 gene encoding LOW QUALITY PROTEIN: abscisic acid receptor PYL10-like (The sequence of the model RefSeq protein was modified relative to this genomic sequence to represent the inferred CDS: deleted 1 base in 1 codon) encodes the protein MEGGGGEESLRSEEMEIAGAPANLMEEEYEQLKPTIEAHHQYRVGPGRCSSLLTQRVRSPASAVWAVLRRFDRPQVYKHFVRSCSVAVEADEITVGCLREVSVISGLPASTSTERLDILDDDNLVFGFSIVGGEHRLRNYRSVTTVTEFRGDAGEIWSVVLESYAVDVPDGNTEEDTRLFADTVVRLNLQKLASVAETAVVAAAEAAPAEK
- the LOC120279220 gene encoding uncharacterized protein LOC120279220, with translation MARDGKPPPVIAVLSSDEEEDYHRRHVKREGERRTRREKWRMFSGVEVKTAEEKLGDDDDCCILGCNLSYALMKMNPLHEEKDDDVSIVFERGQVACKDFPHSRHLCVKYPFSKTSHESYCKQCYCYVCDATAPCKNWTGLLGHCHASDTGSRWQDLRKSRP